From the Micromonospora lupini genome, one window contains:
- a CDS encoding pyridoxal-dependent decarboxylase, with the protein MSAPHMDPDEFRRAGHAAVDWIADYWTTLHQRPVAPADPPGTVATALPSGPPTTGGEPVEALLADLDAIVLPGLTHWQHPGFFGYFPANTSGPSLLGDLVSSGLGVQGMLWATSPACTELETVMMDWLAQLLDLPQRFRSTGAGGGVIQDSASSATLVATLAALHRVSAGRWRVTGVDRRYRAYASVHGHSSIEKAVRIAGLGADGIRSIDVDPDTQALRPDALRAAIEADLAAGKVPAIVVATIGTTSTTAVDPLPAIGAICAEYGIWLHVDAAYAGAAAVCPELRWSHAGLEYADSYCFDPHKWLLTGFDCDAFWVADRGELIEALTVLPEFLRNAASESGAVIDYRDWQVPLGRRFRALKLWFVLRWYGAEGLRAHIRSGVALAARFADRVRADDRFELAAAHPFSLVCFRLRADDDTNAELLARVNGTGRVFLTHTRVGGRYVLRLAVGSPQSTETHVDEAWTLLAETADKLLTR; encoded by the coding sequence ATGAGCGCCCCGCACATGGACCCGGACGAGTTCCGCCGCGCCGGCCACGCCGCCGTCGACTGGATCGCCGACTACTGGACGACGCTGCACCAGCGGCCGGTCGCCCCGGCCGACCCGCCCGGGACGGTGGCGACGGCCCTGCCGAGCGGGCCACCCACCACCGGCGGCGAGCCGGTCGAGGCGCTCCTCGCCGACCTGGACGCGATCGTCCTACCGGGACTGACCCACTGGCAGCACCCCGGATTCTTCGGCTACTTCCCCGCGAACACCTCCGGCCCCAGCCTGCTCGGTGACCTGGTCAGTTCCGGCCTCGGCGTGCAGGGCATGCTGTGGGCCACCAGCCCGGCCTGCACGGAGCTGGAGACGGTCATGATGGACTGGCTGGCCCAGCTCCTCGACCTTCCGCAGCGCTTCCGGTCGACAGGCGCCGGTGGTGGCGTCATCCAGGACTCGGCGTCCTCGGCGACGCTTGTGGCCACCCTGGCCGCGCTGCACCGCGTCAGCGCGGGCCGCTGGCGCGTCACAGGCGTCGACAGGCGTTACCGCGCGTACGCCTCCGTGCACGGGCACTCCTCGATCGAGAAGGCCGTACGGATCGCCGGGCTGGGCGCCGACGGGATCCGGTCGATCGACGTGGACCCGGACACCCAGGCGCTGCGCCCGGACGCGCTGCGGGCCGCGATCGAGGCAGACCTGGCCGCCGGGAAGGTGCCCGCCATCGTGGTCGCCACCATCGGCACCACCTCCACCACCGCCGTCGATCCGCTGCCCGCGATCGGGGCGATCTGTGCCGAGTACGGGATCTGGCTGCACGTGGACGCCGCGTACGCGGGCGCCGCCGCCGTCTGCCCCGAGCTGCGCTGGTCGCACGCCGGCCTGGAGTACGCGGACTCCTACTGTTTCGACCCGCACAAGTGGCTGCTCACCGGCTTCGACTGCGACGCGTTCTGGGTGGCCGACCGCGGTGAGCTGATCGAGGCGCTGACCGTGCTGCCGGAGTTCCTGCGCAACGCCGCCTCCGAGTCCGGGGCGGTGATCGACTACCGGGACTGGCAGGTGCCGCTGGGTCGCCGCTTCCGGGCTCTGAAGCTGTGGTTCGTGCTGCGCTGGTACGGCGCCGAGGGGCTGCGGGCGCACATCCGCTCCGGGGTCGCGCTGGCCGCCCGGTTCGCCGACCGGGTCCGCGCCGACGACCGGTTCGAGCTGGCCGCGGCGCACCCGTTCTCGCTGGTCTGCTTCCGGCTGCGCGCCGACGACGACACCAACGCCGAACTGCTGGCCCGGGTGAACGGCACCGGGCGGGTGTTCTTGACGCACACCCGGGTGGGCGGCCGGTACGTGCTGCGACTTGCGGTGGGCTCACCGCAGAGCACCGAGACGCACGTCGACGAGGCGTGGACGCTGCTCGCCGAGACCGCGGACAAACTGCTGACCCGCTGA
- a CDS encoding RrF2 family transcriptional regulator has protein sequence MRLSARVDYALRAAAELAATASGPGRGRPVTADQIARAQEIPPKFLESILLQLRRGGIVHAQRGPEGGYWLARPAEEISLAEVIRVIDGPLAHVRGQRPEQLGYHGPARALQEVWIALRASEREILELVSVADVAAGTLPARVTELAADPRAWI, from the coding sequence ATGCGTCTCTCCGCCCGGGTCGACTATGCCCTCCGCGCGGCCGCCGAGCTCGCCGCTACGGCCAGTGGCCCCGGGCGGGGACGGCCCGTCACCGCCGACCAGATCGCGCGTGCGCAGGAGATCCCGCCGAAGTTCCTGGAGAGCATCCTCCTGCAACTGCGTAGGGGTGGCATCGTGCACGCCCAACGCGGTCCGGAGGGCGGCTACTGGTTGGCCCGCCCGGCCGAGGAGATCTCCCTCGCCGAGGTGATCCGGGTGATCGACGGGCCGCTCGCGCACGTTCGGGGGCAGCGCCCCGAACAGCTCGGCTACCACGGCCCGGCTCGTGCCCTCCAGGAGGTCTGGATCGCGCTGCGCGCCAGCGAGCGGGAGATCCTCGAACTGGTAAGCGTCGCCGACGTGGCCGCCGGCACGTTGCCGGCCCGGGTCACCGAGCTGGCGGCCGACCCGCGCGCCTGGATCTGA
- a CDS encoding YceI family protein has protein sequence MTDVATRTWDGMTIPIAGTYRLDQAHKRIGFLSRHMMVSPVRGEFAEATAEIFVAEDPLRSGVTATIAAASISTGSVDRDTHLKSADFLDVERYPTLEYRSTGINWQSNEDPIFQWARLRNHRLGGRGRSHNPPPQSEPGRFVLTGELTVKGITRGVDLQVNFGGARRDPYGQNIFGFSATAEINREDYGLLWNVALESGGVLVGKTVQIEIAGEAIHEA, from the coding sequence ATGACCGATGTCGCCACACGCACCTGGGATGGCATGACCATCCCGATCGCCGGCACCTATCGCCTCGATCAGGCGCACAAGCGGATCGGTTTCCTGTCCCGCCACATGATGGTGAGCCCCGTACGCGGCGAGTTCGCCGAGGCGACCGCGGAGATCTTCGTGGCGGAGGATCCGCTGCGTTCCGGGGTGACCGCCACCATCGCGGCGGCGAGCATCTCCACCGGGAGCGTCGACCGGGACACCCACCTGAAAAGCGCCGACTTCCTCGATGTGGAGCGTTATCCCACGCTCGAATATCGAAGCACGGGCATCAACTGGCAGAGCAACGAGGACCCGATTTTCCAATGGGCCCGGCTGCGAAACCACCGACTCGGCGGACGAGGCAGAAGTCACAATCCCCCGCCGCAGTCCGAGCCCGGTCGATTCGTGCTCACCGGTGAGTTGACGGTAAAGGGGATCACCCGCGGGGTGGACCTTCAGGTGAATTTCGGTGGTGCCCGTCGTGATCCGTACGGTCAGAACATCTTCGGATTCAGCGCGACCGCCGAGATCAACCGGGAGGACTACGGCCTGCTCTGGAATGTCGCGCTGGAGAGCGGCGGCGTTCTGGTCGGGAAGACCGTGCAGATCGAAATCGCCGGCGAGG
- a CDS encoding sulfite exporter TauE/SafE family protein has translation MRKLLVLALVGLAAQLVDGSLGMAYGLTSSTLLLVVGVAPAAASASVHLAEIGTTFAAGVAHWRFGNVDWRVVSRIALPGAVGAFAGATLLSSISTESAAPWMAGILFTLGAYLLVRFSRPLRTDRIGGRLRGRFLGPLGLVAGFVDATGGGGWGPVATPALLVSGRLEPRKVIGSVDTAEFVVAGAASVGFLIGLGTEGFLLPTVLALLIGGLIAAPLAAWLVRIVPAQLLGAAVGGVIVLTNARTLIRSAELGGPVRPALYALLAAGWLAALVFAVRALRRTRRARTAVATATAASAATATATAPTATGPLPSDDDARVGLTAAATPAAR, from the coding sequence GTGCGCAAGCTGCTGGTTCTCGCTCTGGTCGGGCTCGCCGCGCAGCTGGTCGACGGCTCGCTCGGGATGGCGTACGGGCTGACCTCGTCCACGCTGCTGCTCGTCGTCGGGGTCGCGCCGGCCGCCGCCTCGGCCTCGGTGCACCTGGCCGAGATCGGCACCACCTTCGCCGCGGGCGTGGCGCACTGGCGGTTCGGCAACGTCGACTGGCGGGTGGTGTCCCGCATCGCGCTGCCCGGCGCGGTCGGCGCGTTCGCCGGCGCCACCCTGCTCAGCTCGATCTCCACCGAGTCGGCCGCGCCGTGGATGGCCGGCATCCTCTTCACGCTCGGCGCGTACCTGCTGGTCCGCTTCTCCCGACCGCTGCGCACCGACCGGATCGGCGGCCGGCTGCGCGGTCGCTTCCTCGGCCCGCTCGGCCTGGTCGCCGGCTTCGTCGACGCCACCGGCGGTGGAGGTTGGGGCCCGGTGGCCACCCCAGCGCTGCTGGTCTCCGGTCGCCTGGAGCCGCGCAAGGTGATCGGCTCGGTCGACACCGCCGAGTTCGTGGTGGCCGGAGCCGCAAGCGTCGGCTTCCTGATCGGGCTGGGCACCGAAGGGTTCCTGCTGCCCACAGTCCTCGCCCTGCTGATCGGCGGGCTCATCGCCGCTCCGCTGGCCGCCTGGCTGGTACGCATCGTCCCGGCCCAACTGCTCGGCGCGGCCGTCGGCGGCGTGATCGTGCTGACGAACGCCCGCACCCTGATCCGCTCCGCCGAGCTGGGCGGCCCGGTCCGTCCCGCGCTCTACGCCCTGCTGGCCGCCGGCTGGCTGGCCGCGCTTGTGTTCGCCGTGCGGGCCCTGCGCCGTACCCGTCGAGCCCGCACCGCCGTCGCGACCGCCACGGCGGCGAGCGCCGCCACCGCCACCGCTACCGCGCCCACCGCAACCGGGCCGTTGCCCAGCGACGACGACGCGCGCGTCGGACTCACCGCTGCCGCCACGCCGGCGGCCCGCTGA